The Salmo salar chromosome ssa06, Ssal_v3.1, whole genome shotgun sequence genome window below encodes:
- the LOC106608111 gene encoding leucine-rich repeat transmembrane protein FLRT2, with amino-acid sequence MEFQAGLWNKDWGSFLRFWLTVILSLNVHFSCPATSCPEECRCDKTFVYCNERSLTSVPLGVTEGYKILYLHNNQINNAGFPWELHNVASVETVYLYGNQLDEFPINLPKNIRVLHLQENNIQTISRAALAQLPRLEELHLDDNSISTVGVEEGAFRDAVSLKLLFLTKNHLSSVPIGLPEDLTELRLDENRIAVIAEEAFQNVTRLQRLLLDGNLLTDEGVAPGTFQELSNLRELALARNSLTFPPPLLPTQSLVKLSLQDNQMDQIPVTAFSGLQRLERLDISNNQLQTLTQGVFDGLVSLRQLTVRNNPWRCDCTVKWVVVWLKSLPGSINVRGSMCQSPARVRGMAIRELTLESIQCPAGTDLQPDLWPTLRSISPHPQLPTTTTTLITSSMTSSIPTSTTSSYPTSPSPPPALPPHPAGPLPPYEDPLQISFHVVNASCIEVSWASYFTVTAYKVTWVKMGQSLMSDASRERTVSGERRKLSLTNLEPRSVYRVCVYVLDTLNSYRPGEDTICSDARTKSTSSSSNNNKATGSEEAQQDTNSTLLLAGVIGGAVLVVLVMLLSLFCWHMHKKSRSESSKWKYNRGRRKDDYCEAGTKKDNSILEMTETSFQIVSLNNEQLLKGDYRIQPIYTPNGGIGFRDCHLSNNSLAYCKSSNVPSTEFCHT; translated from the coding sequence ATGGAGTTTCAGGCTGGGCTGTGGAATAAAGATTGGGGTTCATTTCTGCGTTTCTGGTTGACAGTCATCCTGAGCCTCAATGTGCACTTCAGCTGCCCTGCCACCTCGTGCCCAGAAGAGTGTCGCTGCGACAAAACCTTTGTTTACTGCAACGAGCGGAGCCTGACGTCTGTGCCTCTGGGGGTGACAGAGGGCTACAAGATCCTCTACCTCCACAACAACCAGATCAACAATGCAGGGTTCCCATGGGAACTACACAACGTGGCGTCCGTGGAGACAGTGTATCTCTACGGCAACCAGTTGGACGAGTTCCCCATCAACCTGCCTAAGAACATACGGGTGCTCCACCTGCAAGAGAACAACATCCAGACCATCTCCAGGGCTGCCTTGGCCCAACTGCCCCGCCTAGAGGAGCTCCACCTGGACGATAACTCCATCTCTACGgttggggtggaggagggggcatTCCGGGATGCTGTCAGCCTCAAGCTGCTCTTCCTCACCAAGAACCACCTGAGCAGTGTCCCGATTGGTCTCCCAGAGGACCTCACAGAGCTGCGATTAGACGAGAACCGTATCGCCGTCATCGCTGAGGAGGCGTTCCAGAATGTGACGCGGCTACAGCGCCTCCTGTTGGATGGCAACTTGTTGACGGACGAGGGCGTGGCCCCGGGGACATTCCAGGAGCTGTCCAACCTCCGGGAGCTGGCACTGGCCCGTAACTCTCTGACGTTCCCCCCGCCCCTCCTCCCGACGCAGTCACTGGTCAAGCTCAGCCTGCAGGATAATCAGATGGACCAGATCCCAGTGACCGCCTTCTCCGGCCTGCAGAGGCTCGAGAGACTGGATATCTCCAACAACCAGCTGCAGACGCTGACACAGGGGGTCTTTGACGGGCTCGTCAGCCTCAGACAGCTCACTGTTCGGAACAACCCGTGGCGCTGCGATTGCACCGTCAAATGGGTGGTGGTGTGGCTCAAGTCGCTGCCAGGCTCCATCAATGTGCGCGGTTCAATGTGCCAGAGCCCAGCGAGGGTGCGCGGCATGGCAATCAGAGAACTCACCCTGGAATCTATCCAGTGCCCAGCTGGGACGGACCTCCAGCCCGACCTCTGGCCTACCCTGCGCTCCATCTCCCCGCACCCCcaactccccaccaccaccaccacactcatTACCTCCTCCATGACCAGCTCTATTCCCACCTCCACAACCTCCTCCTATCCCAcatcaccctcccctccccctgcccTGCCTCCCCACCCCGCTGGCCCCCTGCCCCCCTATGAGGACCCCCTACAGATATCCTTCCACGTGGTCAATGCCTCCTGCATTGAGGTAAGCTGGGCTTCCTACTTCACCGTCACAGCCTACAAGGTGACCTGGGTCAAGATGGGCCAGAGCCTGATGAGCGACGCCAGCCGCGAAAGGACGGTGAGTGGGGAAAGGCGGAAGCTTAGCTTGACCAACCTGGAACCCAGGTCGGTGTACCGGGTCTGTGTTTATGTGCTGGACACCCTCAACTCCTACCGCCCAGGGGAGGATACAATATGCTCAGACGCCAGAACCAAGTCGACCTCATCCAgctccaacaacaacaaggcCACAGGGTCGGAGGAAGCTCAACAGGACACCAACTCCACTCTCCTTTTGGCCGGAGTGATTGGCGGGGCAGTCCTTGTCGTCCTGGTAATGCTGCTGAGCCTGTTTTGTTGGCACATGCACAAGAAGAGCCGCTCTGAATCGTCCAAGTGGAAATACAACCGTGGCAGGAGAAAAGACGACTACTGCGAGGCGGGGACCAAAAAGGATAACTCTATACTGGAAATGACTGAGACCAGCTTTCAGATAGTTTCCCTGAACAATGAGCAACTTCTGAAAGGGGATTACAGGATTCAGCCCATCTACACACCCAATGGAGGCATTGGCTTCAGAGACTGTCACCTCAGTAACAATAGCTTAGCCTACTGCAAGAGCAGCAACGTTCCCAGCACCGAGTTCTGCCACACGTGA